The bacterium genomic interval TGGCGAAACCATATCGTTCTTCCGCTCGGTAATGGAGAATCGATCCATGGCAGCTAATGTCATCACCGTCGACCAGCTCTCGAAAAAGTATCACGTCAGAAAGGTTGTCAATCAGGATCTGACTATCCAGGAGAAAGTCATTTCCGGCCTTACGGCACCGTTCAGACGTATCGGCAGGTTGCTTCAGGGGAACGCCGCCGCCGCCGCCGACCTCGATGAAGAATTCTGGGCACTACGGGATGTCTCGTTCACGGTGGGTGAAGGTGAAGTAGTGGCCATCATCGGCCGCAACGGCGCCGGCAAGAGCACCCTGCTCAAACTGTTGTCGCGCATTACGGAGCCCACGTCCGGAAGCGCCAC includes:
- a CDS encoding ABC transporter ATP-binding protein, which codes for MAANVITVDQLSKKYHVRKVVNQDLTIQEKVISGLTAPFRRIGRLLQGNAAAAADLDEEFWALRDVSFTVGEGEVVAIIGRNGAGKSTLLKLLSRITEPTSGSATIRGRVGSLLEVGTGFHPELSGRENVYLNGSILGMKRSEIARKFDAIVAFSEIGKFIDTPVKHYSSGMRVRLAFSVAAHLEPEV